In the genome of Nonlabens sp. MB-3u-79, one region contains:
- a CDS encoding WG repeat-containing protein has product MKTYISLWIVFTGLCVSSQSLTYSDQIKLDKILANKSMLEEESALKEWILFETQNGGSMFFNIEGELQLNLEKRFDWVDGFYGSDLAKVSKNNRLGFINKKGEVVIPFDFENVKVFSNGLAAVMMLGKHGFIDTSGNLMIPFLYEDAGYFGNGLAPVKKNGKFGFINRKGTLILPCKYDDAKSFYNGMAAVRLDTLSGAHVAPEKWGFIDVTGKLIIPYKYAVVGNFKSDGTVKVTLTDGSSLGDVHYIDTYGSRL; this is encoded by the coding sequence ATGAAAACCTATATCTCTCTATGGATCGTGTTTACTGGATTATGCGTAAGCTCACAAAGTTTAACTTATAGCGACCAAATAAAATTAGATAAGATACTTGCCAACAAGAGTATGTTGGAAGAAGAGTCTGCTTTGAAGGAATGGATTCTTTTTGAAACCCAAAATGGAGGATCTATGTTTTTTAACATAGAAGGAGAGTTGCAATTAAACTTAGAAAAAAGATTTGACTGGGTAGATGGGTTTTATGGTTCAGACCTAGCAAAGGTTTCTAAGAATAATAGATTAGGTTTTATAAATAAAAAAGGAGAAGTCGTGATACCATTTGATTTTGAAAACGTCAAAGTTTTTAGTAATGGACTTGCCGCCGTGATGATGTTAGGTAAGCACGGATTTATCGATACTTCTGGTAACTTGATGATTCCTTTCCTATATGAAGATGCAGGTTATTTTGGAAACGGTCTTGCTCCTGTCAAGAAAAACGGAAAGTTTGGCTTTATAAATAGAAAAGGAACTCTTATCCTTCCTTGTAAATATGATGATGCAAAATCCTTCTATAACGGCATGGCAGCTGTAAGGCTTGATACCTTAAGTGGTGCTCATGTAGCGCCAGAGAAATGGGGGTTTATAGATGTTACTGGTAAATTAATTATCCCGTACAAGTACGCTGTTGTAGGTAATTTTAAATCTGATGGCACAGTAAAAGTCACACTTACTGATGGGAGTTCCTTGGGCGATGTGCATTATATAGACACCTATGGAAGTAGGTTATAA
- a CDS encoding RsmB/NOP family class I SAM-dependent RNA methyltransferase — protein MRFHHNLVQGTVDALHIIFNEGKYADQAIQKILKRDTRWGSRDRGFIAEMTYDIVRYKRLYASIAKASEPFNKEDLWRLTSVWIVLKGHDLPAWEEYFNTPVRRIRGGLDEVRTNRKMRESIPDWMDAMGIAELGNIWDQEITALNQQASVVLRANRLKTDVKSLKEKLVAEEILTTTDERFPDALILNERANVFRTKLFTDGLFEVQDAGSQLIAAYLDPKPGERIMDACAGAGGKALHLAAMMENKGQIIATDIYQSKLNELKRRTRRAGAHNIETRLLESTKTIKKLDGKVDGLLIDAPCSGLGVLRRNPDAKWKLQPDFIEKIKETQQEILQSYSRVVKSGGRMVYATCSIFPSENEMQVDKFLKSEAGADFELEDSQTLYAHRDGFDGFFMAKMKKK, from the coding sequence ATGAGATTTCACCATAATTTAGTGCAGGGAACAGTAGATGCTTTACATATCATATTTAATGAAGGTAAGTATGCCGACCAAGCGATTCAAAAGATTCTAAAGCGTGATACCCGTTGGGGTTCTAGAGATAGAGGTTTTATCGCTGAGATGACCTACGACATTGTAAGATACAAGAGATTATACGCTTCTATAGCTAAAGCTAGTGAGCCTTTTAACAAAGAAGATTTATGGCGACTTACCAGTGTATGGATCGTTTTAAAAGGACATGACCTTCCTGCATGGGAAGAATATTTTAATACACCTGTAAGACGTATCAGAGGCGGACTAGACGAGGTACGAACGAATCGCAAGATGAGGGAGTCTATTCCAGACTGGATGGATGCCATGGGAATTGCAGAGCTAGGGAATATTTGGGATCAAGAAATTACGGCTTTAAATCAACAAGCATCTGTCGTTTTAAGAGCTAACAGATTGAAGACTGATGTCAAGTCTTTAAAAGAAAAATTAGTTGCTGAAGAAATACTGACAACCACAGACGAGCGTTTTCCAGACGCACTCATTCTCAATGAACGCGCTAATGTTTTCAGAACAAAATTATTCACGGACGGATTATTTGAAGTACAGGATGCTGGATCACAGCTTATAGCGGCTTATTTAGACCCTAAACCAGGGGAACGTATCATGGATGCTTGTGCTGGCGCAGGCGGTAAAGCTTTGCACTTAGCGGCAATGATGGAAAATAAAGGACAAATCATCGCTACAGATATTTATCAAAGTAAACTCAACGAACTAAAAAGACGTACACGACGTGCAGGTGCTCATAACATTGAGACTCGATTACTGGAATCTACTAAAACCATCAAGAAATTAGATGGTAAAGTAGATGGATTGCTTATCGATGCACCCTGTAGTGGTTTAGGAGTTTTAAGACGTAATCCTGATGCCAAATGGAAACTACAACCGGATTTCATTGAAAAAATAAAAGAGACCCAACAAGAAATTTTACAATCCTATAGTCGCGTTGTAAAATCAGGAGGTAGAATGGTATATGCAACTTGTTCTATTTTTCCTTCAGAAAATGAGATGCAAGTAGATAAATTCTTGAAGTCAGAAGCTGGAGCAGATTTTGAACTAGAAGACTCGCAAACACTATATGCCCATAGGGACGGTTTTGACGGATTCTTTATGGCTAAAATGAAAAAGAAGTAA
- a CDS encoding acyloxyacyl hydrolase, translating to MNSNCILFLLCSVFSLSILNAQEFSFKGELSIGQSLPSNKEFPDRALQSQLWWHVSKEKNNPDIQWHQWLAYTETGISLGYTDFGNSEILGSSFSILPFIKFRSFQNNQFHTYLGLGASYFTKQYNSIENPLNRAVSTDLTWTFRAQLDYELYRSMNWAYSTGITVVHHSNGHLRLPNNGFNSFLLSISATYKSNNGVKKAPTSSIETANTAYFSFYQGLGATVFSEAAHFNRPKEVYTLGLEYGKVYQGIWKLGVGAFYRFYEHYYDYINDEEFLVRDNERFSYMKRDAFSNATNLGVYVKAELLLNYIGIEFAIGANIYKPAYKIDYYINEGWDFPPREFPEDWKFAEFDSRYKLRHLINSRIGVNYYPLGTNDFKKHNFYIGAHMNANYGQADFTELRIGYLLCFKS from the coding sequence ATGAATAGCAATTGTATTCTTTTTCTCTTATGTAGTGTTTTCAGTTTATCCATATTGAATGCGCAAGAATTTTCTTTTAAAGGAGAACTCTCCATAGGTCAAAGTTTACCTTCTAATAAAGAGTTTCCTGATCGCGCTTTACAATCACAATTATGGTGGCATGTTTCTAAAGAAAAAAACAATCCTGATATTCAATGGCATCAATGGTTAGCATACACAGAGACAGGAATTAGTCTTGGGTATACTGATTTTGGCAATAGTGAAATTCTAGGAAGCTCCTTCTCTATTCTACCTTTTATAAAATTCAGGAGTTTTCAGAATAATCAATTTCATACCTATTTAGGTTTAGGAGCCTCCTATTTTACAAAGCAATACAATTCGATAGAAAACCCATTGAATAGAGCCGTAAGTACTGATCTAACTTGGACTTTTAGAGCGCAATTAGATTATGAACTGTATCGATCTATGAATTGGGCTTACAGTACTGGAATTACCGTCGTACACCATTCCAATGGCCATTTAAGGTTGCCGAATAATGGTTTTAATTCGTTCCTGCTTTCTATTAGTGCTACCTACAAATCAAATAACGGGGTGAAAAAAGCACCCACATCGTCAATAGAAACAGCTAACACCGCTTATTTCTCCTTTTACCAAGGTTTAGGGGCTACTGTTTTTAGTGAAGCAGCTCATTTCAATAGACCTAAAGAAGTCTACACTCTAGGGCTCGAATACGGAAAAGTGTATCAGGGTATTTGGAAATTAGGAGTAGGCGCTTTCTACAGATTTTACGAGCATTATTATGATTACATCAATGATGAAGAATTTCTTGTTAGGGATAACGAGCGATTCTCTTATATGAAAAGGGATGCATTTTCTAATGCTACTAATTTAGGTGTCTATGTCAAAGCTGAGTTGTTATTGAACTATATAGGTATAGAGTTTGCCATAGGGGCTAATATTTATAAGCCAGCTTATAAAATCGATTATTATATCAATGAAGGCTGGGATTTTCCACCTAGAGAGTTTCCAGAAGACTGGAAATTTGCAGAGTTTGACAGTAGATACAAATTGCGACATTTGATCAATTCCAGAATAGGTGTCAATTATTATCCGCTAGGGACTAACGATTTTAAAAAGCACAATTTCTACATAGGTGCTCATATGAATGCAAATTATGGTCAAGCAGATTTTACGGAATTGAGAATTGGATACCTTTTATGTTTTAAAAGCTAA
- a CDS encoding WD40/YVTN/BNR-like repeat-containing protein — protein MKNMLFFALILTFTACKTNSKAIEKETFRGDVTMEIHEIMTDSISIRALDYANGDYWYSGNDGKYGRIHAATGAIKKFQLTSMEARKMEYRSIAVTEHYTYLLSAGNPALIYKITQATDEVKLVYTELGDQVFYDSMKFWNDQEGIAFGDPTVDCLSIIKTIDGGETWTKSKCTDLPKFIKGEAAFAASNSNISIYKDNVWVVTGGAAARVLHSKDRGSTWDSYPTPIIAGGEMTGIYAIDFTDNKHGVLIGGDWNNKEDNLANKAISFDGGKNWKLMDAENGPGYCSDIVFIPETNGKEILAVGSQGIWWSGSQGEDWKKLTDQGFYTLKMINDKEGVLAGHFNVSKFILK, from the coding sequence ATGAAAAACATGCTATTTTTTGCTTTGATCCTAACGTTCACAGCTTGTAAAACCAACTCAAAAGCTATTGAAAAAGAAACCTTTAGAGGTGATGTCACTATGGAGATTCATGAAATTATGACAGATTCTATAAGTATACGTGCGCTAGATTACGCAAATGGCGATTACTGGTATTCTGGTAATGACGGGAAGTATGGAAGAATACATGCTGCGACCGGAGCAATTAAGAAGTTTCAGCTGACTTCTATGGAAGCTAGAAAAATGGAATACAGATCTATAGCAGTTACAGAGCACTACACTTATTTATTAAGTGCGGGTAATCCTGCATTGATCTATAAAATAACACAGGCAACTGATGAAGTGAAATTGGTTTATACCGAGCTTGGAGATCAGGTATTTTATGATAGTATGAAGTTTTGGAATGATCAGGAAGGAATTGCCTTTGGCGATCCTACAGTAGATTGCCTTTCTATAATCAAAACTATTGACGGAGGCGAGACTTGGACAAAATCAAAATGTACGGACCTCCCAAAATTTATAAAAGGCGAAGCAGCATTTGCAGCCAGCAATTCTAACATCAGTATCTATAAAGATAATGTTTGGGTAGTTACAGGAGGAGCAGCTGCTAGAGTTTTACACAGTAAAGATAGAGGCTCCACATGGGATTCTTATCCTACACCTATTATTGCTGGTGGCGAGATGACAGGTATTTATGCTATTGATTTTACAGATAACAAGCATGGTGTTCTTATTGGTGGCGATTGGAACAATAAGGAAGATAACTTAGCTAACAAAGCAATTTCTTTTGACGGTGGTAAAAACTGGAAGTTGATGGATGCTGAGAATGGACCAGGTTATTGCAGCGATATTGTATTTATTCCTGAAACAAATGGCAAAGAAATTCTCGCCGTAGGTTCTCAAGGAATATGGTGGAGTGGTTCTCAAGGAGAAGACTGGAAAAAGTTAACAGACCAAGGATTTTATACCTTAAAAATGATCAATGATAAAGAAGGTGTCTTGGCAGGACATTTTAACGTAAGTAAATTCATACTTAAGTGA
- a CDS encoding B12-binding domain-containing radical SAM protein, whose amino-acid sequence MQKDLFLFTPPFTQLNTPYPATAYIKGFLNTKNIDSYQMDLGIEVILELFSSIGMRKVFEDARDKNSILSDNSQRIYALKDHYIRPLDNIISFLQGHNDTFARQICTDNFLPQASRFDQIDDLEWAFGNMGIQDKAKHLATLYLEDLSDFIVDCVDDHFGFSRYAERLGMSANSFDELYEELQQPLSYIDEITVSILEKKLQETQPKLVVMSIPFPGNLYSGLRSCQFIKKHFPKTKIAMGGGFPNTELRSLKDARVFEFVDFICLDDGELPLELVADYVLHHPLKPLQDLELKRTFILENEQVTYKNNSKKGDYKQLQVGTPDYADLLLDQYISVIEVANPMHSLWSDGRWNKLTMAHGCYWGKCTFCDISLDYISLYEPIAATILVDRMEQLIAQTGEQGFHFVDEAAPPALMRAVALEILKRELTVTWWTNIRFEKNFTQDLCHLLKASGCIAVSGGLEVASDRLLKLIDKGVTVEQVAQVTRSFTAAGIMVHTYLMYGYPTQTIQETVDSLEMTRQLFQLGVIQSGFWHQFALTAHSPVGMNTQDYGITPHLKEISFANNDVQFTDSTGIDHSIFSDGLKKSLFNFMHGIGFDMSLQEWFDFEIPQTTITPYYIEDCLNTDSFRSIKSNSKVIYLGNLPLIGRFSKTKKGKEVPYLDLVFHDKSSSFQIELPEDQGNWLLDHLELWQPGHKLTTFSQIKTSYESQFETLEPFWYSEEMEILRENGLLVL is encoded by the coding sequence ATGCAAAAAGACCTTTTCCTTTTCACCCCACCTTTTACACAACTGAATACACCGTATCCGGCAACGGCTTATATCAAAGGATTTCTAAATACTAAAAACATTGATTCTTATCAAATGGATTTGGGTATCGAAGTCATTTTAGAATTGTTTTCATCTATAGGAATGAGAAAGGTTTTTGAGGATGCGCGGGATAAAAACAGTATTCTAAGCGATAACAGTCAGCGCATCTATGCGTTAAAAGATCATTATATAAGACCGCTGGACAACATCATCTCTTTCCTTCAAGGTCATAACGATACTTTTGCAAGACAAATTTGTACGGATAACTTCCTTCCACAAGCCTCTAGATTTGACCAAATAGACGACTTGGAATGGGCTTTTGGAAATATGGGAATACAAGATAAGGCTAAGCACCTCGCTACCTTATACTTGGAAGACCTATCTGATTTTATAGTAGATTGTGTAGATGATCATTTCGGTTTTAGTCGTTATGCAGAGCGGTTGGGAATGAGTGCCAACAGTTTTGATGAGCTATATGAAGAGCTGCAACAACCATTATCCTACATAGATGAGATAACCGTCTCTATTTTAGAAAAGAAACTCCAGGAAACCCAACCAAAATTGGTAGTGATGTCCATACCATTCCCGGGTAACTTATACAGTGGTTTGAGGTCCTGCCAGTTTATCAAAAAACATTTTCCGAAAACTAAAATCGCTATGGGCGGTGGTTTTCCAAATACTGAATTGCGCTCCTTAAAAGATGCTCGAGTATTTGAGTTTGTAGATTTTATATGCTTAGATGACGGGGAATTACCACTAGAATTAGTTGCCGATTATGTATTGCATCATCCCTTAAAACCTCTTCAAGACCTAGAATTGAAAAGGACTTTTATACTGGAGAATGAACAGGTTACTTATAAAAACAATTCTAAAAAAGGCGACTATAAACAGTTACAAGTAGGAACACCAGATTATGCTGACTTGCTTTTAGATCAGTACATTTCTGTTATAGAAGTTGCAAATCCTATGCACAGTCTTTGGAGCGATGGAAGGTGGAACAAACTTACTATGGCACATGGTTGTTACTGGGGTAAATGTACTTTTTGCGACATTTCTCTTGATTACATCAGTCTTTATGAGCCTATAGCGGCCACTATTCTTGTGGATCGCATGGAGCAATTGATCGCACAAACTGGAGAACAAGGTTTTCATTTTGTAGATGAAGCAGCTCCGCCTGCTTTGATGAGAGCCGTAGCTTTAGAAATCCTAAAAAGAGAATTAACGGTCACTTGGTGGACCAACATAAGATTTGAAAAGAATTTCACTCAAGACCTGTGTCATTTATTAAAGGCTTCTGGCTGTATTGCAGTTTCTGGCGGACTTGAAGTAGCGTCAGATCGGTTATTGAAATTGATAGACAAAGGTGTCACTGTAGAACAAGTAGCACAAGTGACTAGAAGTTTTACCGCTGCGGGCATCATGGTCCACACCTATTTAATGTACGGTTACCCTACACAAACCATTCAGGAAACCGTAGACAGTTTAGAAATGACCAGACAGTTGTTTCAATTAGGAGTAATCCAAAGTGGTTTTTGGCATCAGTTTGCACTTACGGCGCACAGTCCAGTAGGAATGAACACACAAGATTATGGCATTACACCTCATTTAAAAGAAATTAGTTTTGCTAATAATGATGTGCAGTTTACCGATTCTACAGGAATTGATCACAGTATTTTTAGTGATGGATTGAAGAAGTCATTATTCAATTTTATGCACGGGATAGGCTTTGATATGTCCTTACAAGAATGGTTCGATTTTGAGATTCCACAAACAACTATTACCCCTTACTATATTGAAGATTGTTTAAACACTGATTCTTTTAGGTCTATTAAATCCAATTCAAAAGTAATTTACCTGGGTAATTTACCTTTGATTGGCAGGTTTTCAAAGACTAAAAAAGGTAAAGAAGTCCCTTATTTGGACCTGGTGTTTCATGATAAATCAAGTTCCTTTCAAATAGAACTTCCTGAAGATCAAGGAAACTGGTTGTTAGACCATTTAGAATTATGGCAGCCTGGCCATAAACTCACCACATTTTCTCAAATCAAAACTTCTTACGAATCTCAATTTGAGACATTAGAACCTTTCTGGTACTCTGAGGAAATGGAGATTTTACGTGAAAACGGATTGTTAGTTTTATAA
- a CDS encoding GNAT family N-acetyltransferase, translating into MISVIPDLSLQPVSVKEQEKLFHLMMKIYRPVYQHLWFDDGTSYVASQFNLEQLQRELSTPSVCYYFVHFKKEPIGILRFLKGSTTSAIKETNTTKLHRIYLDPSVHGQGIGKALMEWLIAFSITQDQQSIWLECMDTQMAAYHFYKQLGFKTVEAFTLDSPTMRSEMRGMLRMKLNLNNS; encoded by the coding sequence ATGATCTCCGTAATTCCAGATTTATCACTTCAGCCGGTTAGCGTTAAAGAGCAAGAGAAGTTGTTTCATTTAATGATGAAAATTTACAGACCGGTTTACCAGCATCTTTGGTTTGATGATGGAACTAGCTATGTGGCTTCGCAGTTCAATTTAGAACAATTACAAAGGGAATTATCTACCCCATCTGTTTGCTATTACTTTGTGCACTTTAAAAAGGAGCCTATTGGAATCCTTAGATTTTTAAAAGGCAGCACAACGAGCGCCATTAAAGAAACTAACACAACCAAATTGCACCGTATTTACCTGGATCCATCGGTCCACGGTCAAGGAATAGGCAAAGCCTTGATGGAATGGTTGATAGCGTTTTCTATTACTCAAGACCAACAATCCATCTGGTTGGAATGCATGGATACACAAATGGCTGCGTACCACTTTTACAAACAACTAGGTTTTAAAACGGTAGAAGCATTCACGTTAGATTCCCCAACAATGCGCTCTGAAATGCGCGGTATGTTACGTATGAAATTGAACTTAAACAATAGTTGA
- a CDS encoding tRNA dihydrouridine synthase, whose protein sequence is MTKDSFTLLSSPLQGFTEFRFRNAFHKYFGGIDAFYAPYIRFNNKPEISNKYQRDLQLENNHVPELIPQVMTNDADEFLIAVHYIRSLGYKELNWNLGCPYPMVTKKGMGSGLICDPVKIDQILERVHAETDVIVSMKMRMGYLEPTEILGTFPILEKYPIKNIAIHARIGKQLYKGGVDLESFQKCLDTSKHQLYYNGDITTVAGFREMQALFPKINHWMIGRGLIADPFLPSMIRANTEIYPENRWEIFREFHDTMYKEYDEFLQGPTPIKMKMQGFWEYWSQTFPNPQKAFKAIKKANNPRAYQQAVNDNLKTVS, encoded by the coding sequence ATCACTAAAGATTCATTCACCCTACTTTCTTCTCCATTACAAGGCTTTACAGAATTTAGATTTCGTAACGCTTTCCATAAATATTTTGGAGGTATAGATGCTTTTTATGCACCTTATATAAGGTTCAATAACAAGCCAGAAATAAGTAATAAATACCAACGGGATCTACAATTAGAAAACAACCACGTTCCAGAGTTGATACCGCAAGTGATGACTAATGATGCCGATGAATTTCTTATAGCTGTTCATTACATCAGATCCCTAGGGTATAAAGAACTCAACTGGAATCTTGGCTGTCCCTATCCTATGGTGACTAAAAAAGGAATGGGTTCTGGATTAATTTGTGATCCTGTAAAAATCGATCAAATTTTAGAACGCGTTCATGCAGAGACTGATGTCATTGTTTCTATGAAAATGAGAATGGGTTATCTAGAACCGACAGAGATTTTAGGAACCTTTCCTATTTTAGAAAAATACCCAATTAAGAATATAGCCATACATGCACGCATTGGTAAACAACTGTATAAAGGCGGCGTAGATCTGGAGTCTTTTCAAAAATGTCTAGACACTTCAAAACACCAACTCTACTACAATGGGGACATAACCACTGTGGCTGGTTTTAGAGAAATGCAAGCCTTATTCCCTAAAATTAATCACTGGATGATAGGTCGTGGACTCATTGCAGATCCTTTCCTGCCCAGTATGATCAGAGCAAACACAGAAATATACCCAGAGAACAGATGGGAGATATTTAGAGAGTTCCATGATACTATGTATAAAGAATACGATGAATTTCTTCAAGGCCCTACTCCTATCAAAATGAAAATGCAAGGCTTTTGGGAATACTGGTCACAGACATTTCCCAATCCGCAGAAAGCGTTTAAAGCCATCAAAAAAGCAAATAACCCAAGGGCTTATCAGCAAGCAGTAAATGATAATTTAAAAACGGTTTCATAA
- a CDS encoding substrate-binding domain-containing protein: protein MEKKTTIKIGGVPEHFNLPWHLALEDDAFAKEGIDLQWQDVPEGTGRMSKLLRNEKLDVACILTDGIVKDIIAGNKSRILQVYVSSPLLWGVHAPAQIEADRTEQLEDGKIAISRYGSGSHLMSYLLAKRHGWDTEDIEFELINTLDGAVKALSTNKAQLFLWERYMTQPIVDQGIFKRLETIATPWPSFVIAATENCIKEKEEALSKMLHIINIYTADFKSIPSIDRTVASHYNLQVGDVQQWLLRTEFSSEQLLESTVDTIIEEFTAVGIIDRKVTLKDLVHYVPKIDEEE, encoded by the coding sequence ATGGAAAAAAAAACAACCATAAAAATCGGCGGTGTACCAGAGCATTTTAATTTGCCATGGCACTTAGCTCTTGAGGATGATGCTTTCGCAAAAGAGGGAATAGATTTACAATGGCAAGATGTACCGGAAGGAACTGGACGCATGAGTAAACTTCTACGCAACGAAAAACTAGACGTTGCATGTATATTGACTGACGGTATTGTAAAAGATATCATCGCGGGTAACAAATCGCGTATCCTTCAAGTATATGTTTCTTCACCACTACTTTGGGGTGTTCATGCGCCTGCACAAATTGAAGCAGATCGCACCGAACAATTAGAAGATGGAAAAATTGCTATAAGCCGTTATGGAAGCGGTTCCCACTTGATGAGTTACCTTCTTGCAAAAAGACATGGATGGGATACGGAAGACATAGAATTTGAATTGATCAATACTCTCGATGGAGCTGTAAAAGCACTGAGTACTAATAAAGCGCAACTATTTCTTTGGGAACGCTACATGACCCAACCTATAGTAGATCAAGGTATTTTTAAACGCCTAGAAACGATCGCCACTCCTTGGCCTAGTTTTGTCATTGCCGCTACCGAAAACTGTATCAAAGAAAAAGAAGAAGCCTTATCAAAAATGCTGCACATTATCAATATATACACAGCAGACTTTAAGTCTATACCCAGTATAGACCGCACTGTTGCTTCTCATTACAACCTTCAAGTAGGAGATGTACAACAATGGTTGTTGCGCACCGAGTTTAGTAGTGAACAACTGTTGGAAAGCACGGTGGACACCATTATTGAGGAATTTACAGCTGTGGGTATCATTGATAGAAAGGTGACGCTAAAAGACTTGGTCCATTATGTTCCTAAAATAGATGAAGAAGAATAG